A region from the Mucilaginibacter sp. CSA2-8R genome encodes:
- a CDS encoding SDR family oxidoreductase, whose protein sequence is MKVLLAGANGYIGTRLIPELLEKGHTVVCLVRDKRRFHENSDFSERVTVVTGDLLQPEQMQTIPIDIDAAYYLVHSMAQSKDFANLEETSARNFVKALQSTECKQIIYLSGISNDGHLSEHLTSRRRVEDVLQEGKAALTVLRAAIIIGSGSASFEIIRDLTEKLPVMTVPRWVHTRSQPIGIRDVLFYLEAVLLNQETYNQAFDIGGPDILSFKQMMLGYAKVRKLKRYIITIPFLSPKISSYWLYFVTSTNYSLAQSLVDSMKNETICREHRIQEIIPHECLSYEESLKLAFEKIDQNLIISSWKDALNYGYLQSKFMDQVKVPQNGTSEYKVKMPISADAERVFNNIWSIGGKRGWYYWDWIWRLRGFIDKLFGGVGLRRGRTSSDRISAGDAIDFWRVLLADKVNKRLLLYAEMKLPGEAWLEFKIVERGKQKFLSQIATFRPNGLLGRLYWAAMYPFHIFIFKGMANRIINFKSNQ, encoded by the coding sequence ATGAAAGTATTATTAGCCGGAGCCAACGGATATATAGGAACGAGATTAATACCGGAACTGCTCGAAAAAGGGCACACCGTAGTTTGTTTGGTGCGCGACAAACGCCGTTTTCATGAAAACAGCGATTTTAGCGAGCGAGTAACAGTTGTGACAGGCGACTTACTACAACCCGAACAGATGCAGACAATACCTATAGATATTGATGCGGCTTATTACCTGGTGCATTCCATGGCGCAATCGAAAGACTTTGCTAACCTGGAAGAAACCTCAGCACGTAATTTTGTAAAGGCGCTGCAAAGCACGGAGTGTAAGCAAATTATATACCTGAGCGGCATTAGCAACGACGGCCATTTGTCAGAACACCTTACTTCGCGCCGGCGGGTGGAAGATGTGTTGCAAGAAGGCAAAGCAGCGCTTACCGTATTAAGAGCGGCAATCATTATTGGTTCGGGCAGTGCCTCTTTCGAGATTATCCGTGATTTGACCGAGAAACTGCCTGTAATGACAGTGCCACGTTGGGTGCATACCCGCAGCCAGCCCATTGGTATTAGAGATGTGCTTTTTTATCTCGAAGCTGTTTTGCTCAACCAAGAAACTTATAACCAGGCATTTGACATAGGCGGGCCGGATATTCTTTCGTTTAAGCAAATGATGCTCGGTTACGCCAAAGTGCGCAAGTTGAAACGGTACATCATCACAATTCCGTTTTTGTCGCCCAAAATATCTTCGTACTGGTTGTACTTCGTCACATCTACCAATTACTCGCTCGCGCAGAGCTTAGTCGACAGTATGAAGAATGAAACCATTTGCCGCGAGCATAGGATACAGGAAATTATTCCGCATGAATGCCTGAGCTACGAAGAATCATTAAAGCTGGCATTTGAAAAGATTGACCAAAACTTAATTATTTCCAGCTGGAAAGATGCGCTAAATTACGGCTACCTGCAGTCCAAATTTATGGACCAAGTTAAGGTACCCCAAAACGGCACCAGCGAATATAAGGTAAAAATGCCTATCAGTGCCGATGCCGAACGGGTGTTTAATAACATATGGTCTATTGGTGGCAAGCGCGGCTGGTATTACTGGGACTGGATTTGGCGCCTGCGTGGTTTTATAGACAAACTATTCGGCGGCGTAGGCTTACGTCGCGGACGTACCAGCTCCGACCGTATCTCGGCAGGTGATGCCATCGACTTTTGGCGAGTACTATTAGCCGACAAGGTAAACAAGCGTTTGCTGCTTTATGCCGAAATGAAATTACCTGGCGAAGCCTGGCTGGAGTTTAAAATTGTGGAGCGCGGCAAGCAAAAGTTTTTAAGCCAGATAGCCACTTTCAGGCCCAATGGTTTGCTTGGCCGTTTGTATTGGGCCGCCATGTATCCATTTCATATTTTTATATTTAAAGGGATGGCTAACAGGATTATCAACTTTAAAAGCAATCAATAA
- a CDS encoding ABC transporter permease, which yields MIKNYLKIAWRNIVKYKGFSLINIGGLALGMASCLLLMLYVNYHLTFDKQFKEIEKVYIVENNQSGDGKIYTFSSTPRLASTFIKNEIPEVAEAVRVVDYGGMGLLTYNNQHLKKAGMFADNGFFNVLSYTFIKGNSQTALNSPNAIVITESLAKALFKNEDPINKIITRNNQTQLTVTGVIANPPANSTYHFDCIMPWVQFEAANTWAKTSGWGSNFNRTLVKLKNPSALSKANRILGSLIARQNPGNTNKLFLYPFKEMHLYGQFEDGKVIGGLINQIKLFITLAVCLLLIACVNFMNLSTARSEERAKEVGIRKAIGSGRSLLIGQFMTESLILSMLSTVIAVALVAITLPYFNTLLGVQIILPLNNLVAWVVLLGIGVLTGVVAGSYPAFYLSSFEPIKVLKGFFKGGGSALSLRKILVVIQFSFAVFLITATICIYYQLKYIQEKPVGFNKNNLVEIPVEGTLQTQSAALINELKQAGAITNGTTLSQSITQSGSNSWGVTWPGKADNQEILFDILHGGNDFTKTAGLQLLEGREFSSSNAADTARKTVMINETAAKVMHLKNVVGATIKWGDQPATVIGVYKDFVWGSPYSKISPMISMYISPGDVIDLRLNPAKSITSNIEIINKTLKRINPAFPPHINFADSDFEAKFQNEKLLGTLANLFGGLAIFISCLGLFGLAAYAAEQRIKEIGVRKVLGASVIGLTMLLSKDFLKLVLVAIVLTIPISVYSLTQWLQKFEYRITISWWMLLMAGMATVIIAIATVSYQALKASLANPVKSLRSE from the coding sequence ATGATTAAGAACTACTTAAAGATAGCCTGGCGTAATATTGTAAAATATAAAGGATTTTCACTCATCAACATTGGCGGCCTGGCTTTGGGTATGGCAAGTTGCCTGTTACTCATGCTATATGTAAACTATCACCTTACCTTTGATAAACAGTTTAAGGAGATTGAAAAAGTATACATTGTTGAAAACAACCAGTCGGGCGACGGCAAAATATACACGTTTTCGTCTACCCCAAGGCTGGCATCAACCTTTATTAAAAATGAAATACCCGAAGTTGCCGAGGCCGTAAGAGTGGTTGACTATGGCGGCATGGGTTTGCTGACTTACAATAATCAGCATTTGAAAAAGGCTGGTATGTTTGCCGACAACGGTTTCTTCAATGTCCTTTCATACACATTTATTAAAGGGAATTCTCAAACAGCTTTAAATTCGCCCAATGCTATTGTTATAACCGAAAGCCTGGCCAAAGCGCTTTTTAAAAACGAAGACCCGATTAACAAAATCATCACCCGTAATAACCAAACACAATTAACGGTAACCGGCGTTATTGCCAATCCGCCTGCCAACTCCACTTATCACTTTGATTGTATTATGCCCTGGGTTCAATTTGAAGCTGCTAATACTTGGGCAAAAACATCGGGTTGGGGAAGCAATTTTAACCGCACTTTAGTTAAACTTAAAAACCCATCAGCACTCAGTAAAGCCAATCGTATTTTAGGAAGCCTGATTGCCCGGCAGAATCCCGGCAATACAAACAAACTATTTCTGTACCCTTTTAAAGAAATGCACTTGTACGGCCAGTTTGAAGACGGTAAAGTTATCGGTGGGCTTATTAATCAGATTAAACTGTTTATAACCCTGGCTGTGTGTTTGTTGTTGATTGCCTGTGTCAATTTCATGAATCTTTCAACTGCCCGGTCTGAAGAACGCGCGAAAGAAGTTGGAATCCGCAAGGCCATAGGTTCAGGCAGGTCGCTGCTGATCGGGCAATTCATGACGGAGTCGCTTATTTTGTCAATGCTTTCAACTGTAATTGCCGTGGCCTTAGTAGCCATTACCCTACCTTATTTTAACACACTGTTAGGTGTACAAATTATCCTGCCGCTTAATAACCTGGTGGCGTGGGTAGTATTATTAGGCATCGGTGTGTTAACCGGTGTTGTAGCCGGCAGCTATCCAGCATTTTATTTATCTTCTTTTGAACCTATTAAGGTGTTAAAAGGCTTTTTTAAAGGTGGAGGTTCAGCTTTGTCGTTACGCAAGATTTTGGTGGTGATACAGTTTTCGTTTGCTGTATTTTTAATTACTGCTACCATTTGTATCTACTATCAGCTAAAATACATCCAGGAAAAACCTGTAGGATTTAACAAAAACAACCTCGTCGAAATTCCGGTGGAGGGCACATTGCAAACCCAAAGCGCCGCCTTGATTAATGAATTGAAGCAAGCCGGAGCCATTACTAACGGTACTACGCTATCGCAAAGTATTACCCAATCGGGCAGCAACAGCTGGGGTGTTACCTGGCCTGGTAAGGCCGATAACCAGGAGATTTTATTTGATATTTTACATGGCGGCAACGATTTTACCAAAACAGCCGGATTACAGCTTTTGGAGGGGCGCGAATTCTCGTCATCTAATGCTGCCGATACTGCCCGCAAAACGGTGATGATTAACGAAACGGCTGCCAAAGTAATGCACCTTAAAAACGTTGTAGGTGCAACTATAAAATGGGGAGATCAGCCAGCTACGGTTATCGGCGTTTATAAAGATTTTGTATGGGGGTCGCCTTATTCAAAAATATCTCCAATGATTTCGATGTACATCAGTCCGGGCGATGTTATTGACCTGCGCCTTAACCCCGCCAAAAGTATTACTAGCAACATCGAAATTATTAATAAAACGCTGAAACGTATTAATCCTGCTTTTCCGCCACACATCAATTTTGCCGACAGCGATTTTGAAGCGAAGTTTCAAAACGAGAAATTGCTGGGCACACTCGCTAACTTATTTGGCGGTCTTGCCATATTTATTTCCTGCCTGGGCCTTTTTGGCTTAGCGGCTTATGCGGCCGAGCAACGCATTAAAGAAATAGGTGTACGCAAGGTATTGGGGGCAAGCGTAATAGGCTTAACCATGTTGCTATCTAAAGACTTCTTGAAACTGGTATTGGTAGCCATTGTTTTGACAATACCTATATCCGTTTACAGTTTAACCCAATGGCTCCAAAAATTTGAGTACCGCATTACAATTAGCTGGTGGATGCTGCTAATGGCTGGCATGGCCACCGTCATCATTGCCATTGCAACAGTAAGTTATCAGGCGCTTAAGGCATCTTTGGCAAACCCGGTGAAGAGTTTACGTAGCGAATAG
- a CDS encoding rhomboid family intramembrane serine protease, giving the protein MLAPTIIAQLYLSTAAGKLTKIGNVGEMDSQHPTKYYVVKTHYIDKQHVLVHRRAEVSGKNDEHLNFYIDVVCPILPKAPNDIDSSQSSSIKIKAWLGTEYSKGLSNRSSDEEKEQAFKDFGAEVQKEFDEANLDSFVYLDKIGNNDRRKGFISAIKSVPQLKIIDPVILEAKNEPFAARNGNKLAWIFYSITIGSAIFFFMLMFPKIDYLQIKKLPKYSLNHQLRYFYSLLSLANLRRTSSAPIVIVTLNIVVFLAMVFAGFGFISVNGPDLYNWGANYRPAVLDGQWWRLFTNVFMHGGIMHLLFNMYGLLLVSAFLQSILNQTQYVISYLVCGLAASLASIWWHAATLSVGASGAIFGLYGVLTALATTNKFDAGLKKPMLLNNALFIGINLLVGISGGIDNAAHIGGLVAGVIMGYILYFFIDDSANTKSTIITDEPAEALQKHSEQG; this is encoded by the coding sequence ATGCTTGCTCCAACCATTATTGCCCAGCTGTATTTGAGCACCGCTGCTGGCAAACTCACTAAAATCGGCAATGTCGGCGAGATGGACAGTCAGCATCCAACTAAATATTATGTGGTTAAAACGCATTACATAGATAAGCAGCATGTATTGGTGCACAGACGTGCAGAAGTAAGTGGAAAAAACGACGAGCACTTAAATTTTTACATTGACGTTGTTTGCCCTATTTTACCCAAAGCACCAAATGATATTGATAGTTCACAGTCAAGCTCTATAAAAATTAAAGCCTGGCTCGGAACAGAGTATAGCAAGGGTCTCAGTAATCGCAGTAGTGACGAGGAGAAGGAACAGGCATTTAAGGACTTTGGCGCTGAGGTGCAAAAAGAGTTTGACGAAGCAAATCTTGACAGTTTTGTATACCTGGACAAAATAGGTAATAATGACCGCAGAAAAGGATTTATATCTGCTATCAAATCAGTACCCCAGCTTAAGATCATTGATCCTGTAATTTTAGAGGCAAAAAATGAACCCTTTGCAGCCCGAAACGGTAACAAGTTAGCCTGGATATTTTACTCAATAACTATCGGATCAGCAATTTTCTTTTTCATGCTGATGTTTCCAAAAATCGACTACTTACAAATCAAAAAGTTGCCGAAATATAGTTTAAATCATCAACTCCGCTACTTTTATAGCCTATTATCGTTAGCTAATTTACGCCGGACCTCATCTGCACCCATTGTCATCGTTACGCTAAACATCGTTGTTTTTCTGGCCATGGTGTTTGCCGGTTTCGGGTTTATTTCAGTTAATGGGCCAGATCTTTATAACTGGGGCGCAAACTATAGGCCGGCTGTACTGGATGGACAATGGTGGAGGTTATTTACTAACGTGTTTATGCATGGCGGAATAATGCATCTGTTGTTTAACATGTACGGGTTGCTGTTAGTATCTGCGTTCCTTCAGTCAATATTAAATCAAACTCAATACGTGATTTCTTACTTAGTATGTGGCCTGGCTGCAAGTCTGGCCAGTATTTGGTGGCACGCTGCAACCTTAAGTGTAGGTGCATCCGGTGCTATTTTTGGTTTGTACGGAGTATTAACCGCTCTGGCAACAACCAATAAATTTGACGCTGGTTTAAAAAAGCCTATGTTGCTGAATAATGCCTTGTTTATCGGTATCAACCTTTTAGTAGGCATCTCCGGAGGTATTGACAATGCTGCACACATTGGCGGACTTGTTGCTGGAGTTATTATGGGTTACATCCTTTACTTTTTCATTGACGACAGTGCAAACACTAAAAGCACCATCATTACCGATGAACCGGCCGAGGCACTGCAAAAACACAGCGAACAAGGTTAA